The Microbispora sp. ZYX-F-249 genomic interval GCGTGAGCCGCTCCTGCCGCTGCATCCGCAGATGGACGCGCTGTTCGAGCTCGTCCTCGGGAGCGTCCGGATGACCGAGCCGGATCACCGACCGGGCGTACTCCGCCGTCTGCAGCAGGCCGGGCACGAACTGCACCTCGTAGGTGCGGATCACGCTGGCGGCCTCCTCCAGGCCGATGTAGGTGACGAACCAGTTCGGCAGCACCTCGCCGAACTTGTGCCACCACCCGGGCGTGTTCGCCTCGCGGACCATCTCCAGCAGGCCACGCCGCTCGTCGTCGTCGTGGACGCCGTACAGCGTGAGGAGGTCTTCGACGTCACGTGTCTTGAACCCGACCCGGCCGAGCTCCATCCGGCTGATCTTCGACTCCGAGGCACGGATGTGAAATCCGGCGACCTCACGGGTCAGTCCCCGTTGCTCGCGCAGCCGGCGAAGGCTCGCACCGAGCATGATGCGTCGAACGGTGGAACCGGATCCGGGCGGATCTATGGACACGTGCTATTCCTCCGCTTTGTGGACTGGTTCACAGTCTGTCAAAGATCGCCCCCTTCGTCCCAGTGGTGTTCGGGGGTAACCGTAGCGCTTGCACAACGCGCTTGCACGTGCATTCGCCCTTGCACATGCACAGGAGTGTCCCTCATCATGATCCCGTGCAGTCCACGAACCTGACTCGTGGCCAGAACCAGTGGTCGGCGCTCGACTGGTGGCCGCCTATCGGCTGGTGGCCGGAGCCCGCTCGCGATCTCCTCGCCCCCGGGTCGGCCACCGCCAGCGCCACCTTCGTCCTGCCGCCCCGCCCGGAGTCGGTCCACTCGGCGCGCAGCTTCGCCGCCGGGACGCTCGCGGGCTGGCAGTTGGCGGACCTGCTCGACGGGATGGAACTGGTCGTCTCCGAACTGGTCACCAACGCCCTGCGGCACGGCATGGTGCTCGCCGACAGCCGCGTGCGGGAGGCCATGCGGTTGTCGCTGATCCGGCGGGGCGGCCACGTGACCTGCGCCATCACCGATCCCGGATCGGCGGCGCCGGTGCTGCGGGACCCCAGCCCCTTCGAGCCGGGCGGCCTCGGGCTGCACATCGTGGAGTCGCTGAGCGTGCGCTGGGGCTGGTGCCCGCTCGTCCCGCAGGGCAAGGCGGTGTGGGCCGTACTG includes:
- a CDS encoding helix-turn-helix domain-containing protein, which produces MLGASLRRLREQRGLTREVAGFHIRASESKISRMELGRVGFKTRDVEDLLTLYGVHDDDERRGLLEMVREANTPGWWHKFGEVLPNWFVTYIGLEEAASVIRTYEVQFVPGLLQTAEYARSVIRLGHPDAPEDELEQRVHLRMQRQERLTRKDGPRLWAVIDEAALKRPIGGSATMREQLQHLLEVSTLPNITLQVMPLRYGMHAAEGGAFTILRFPESDLSDVVYVEQLWGALYLDKREDIDPYLTAMEQLCVESTTPGGTAEILGELLRET
- a CDS encoding ATP-binding protein → MQSTNLTRGQNQWSALDWWPPIGWWPEPARDLLAPGSATASATFVLPPRPESVHSARSFAAGTLAGWQLADLLDGMELVVSELVTNALRHGMVLADSRVREAMRLSLIRRGGHVTCAITDPGSAAPVLRDPSPFEPGGLGLHIVESLSVRWGWCPLVPQGKAVWAVLAA